In the Acidobacteriota bacterium genome, TGGTGACCGCGTCTTCCTGGCACTTTGCTATAAGCATGTTCGGCTTTATGAGGACTCTGTCCCCGCTTTTCACGAAGGAGTCGATCCCCCCAAAGGGCTCGAGGCCTTTTACAATGCTCTGCCTGACATCCTTCAGGGAATATGCCGGGCAGCCATTTATACTTACCTTCTCTCTTAAAGATTTCATCCTTGTTCCATCGCTCCTATTCTATAACACAGCGCTTGCGCAAACATCAAGAAGACGAATCTTTCAAGGTAAGCTTGACGACTTTCAGCGCGATAGATAGAATTTTCCAAACATGAAGCATCTGCAAGATAACGCCCTATCAGCGGAGAAGCCACAGGGTTGAGAGAAAAGAGAAATATGGACAGATCGAAGATCATCCTGGTCCTGGCAGTCGTTCTTGCGGTGATCATCGCGGCGATAGTTTTTCATTACCTTCCGCGGCTGTCATCTTTCTGGCAGCAGGCGGATGAGAGGGAATTGCAGAGGAGAGAAGTTCCTTTCATTGCCCAAGATCTCACACGGAGGCTGGCCGACATCGAGCAACGGAGCGATTTTACTTCCGATCTTTCTTTTTCTCTATTCGAGAATGGAGAGGTCAGCTTTCATGTTCATGCCATGCAGGCGAGGCAGATCTGCCCGCTTCATGTTCACAATAACAGTGAGGAATGCGACTTCATCATAAAAGGGAAAGCGAAGATTCATAGCGTCGTCACTGAGGAAGGCGGCTCGAGAGGCCCTCAACGCAGAGGTGAAATTCTTCTCGAAAAAAACGGTCTCTTTTACGCTCCTCCTGGAAGCCCTCATGAATTCTTAAACGCCACTGACGAGGTTCTTGCCTGCCTTGTCATATCGACACCTCCTTTTCAGGGAAATCTCTATCTCAAAGAGGATTCCATCTCCGGGGAGCCATGGAGCTCCGGAAGTTCTGGAAGCACTATCTGTTCCTACCAAGATCTTTCCTCCAGAGCGGATTCAATGGTGGGAGCAGGGGCAGGGCAGGTTGCAGTGGGCAGAGTCGATGCCTTTAAGAATGTCGAGATGCGGTTAATGAGGACGAGCTCTCCTTTAGATGAAAACATGGCGAGAGGGCACGACTTGGTCATCATCTATTTCAGAGGGGAAGCTCTCTTTGAGATTCTCGATCGCAAGATCGAGCTTCATCCGACCTACTTTCTTGGAATTCCGGTGGGAACGAAATTCAGGATCACGCCACGGGAAGCTTCACAGGATTCCTGCCTGTTGTGCATTTACCTCAGACCGTCATAAGAGTCAGCGAGCCTCTTTGTGGTGGTTTCCCGATTCGTTGGAATAGATGATGGCTTGATATGGTAAAAAAGCTCATTCTCTCTCTTTTTCTCTTCCTGTTTTCCATTCTTCTCTTCCTTAATTCCAACCAGTTCATCAACATCGGTCTTCATTCTCTGATTTCTGTACTGATCTTCTTTTTGGTGATGCAGATGGGAACCAGTGTGATGCTGGCTTTTGCCTCCTCCCTCCTGTTCGCCTCGCATCCGATCCACACGGAAGTCATATGCAGTCTTGCAGGAAGAGTGGAGCTCATCCATTCCCTCTTTTTCCTTGGTGCTCTCTTCCTCTTTGTGAAAAGCAAGGAATTTGTCGGCAAGAAGAGGCTCCTGGTCATCGCGTTGTCGCCGCTAGCTTTCTTAGTCTCCCTTCTTGCAAAGGGAAGTGCAATCGTCTTCCCCGCAGTGATAATCGCTCACGATATGGCCTTCAGCAAAGAGCCCTTCCCGGGAAAGAAGGAGCGGCGAGAAAGCATCTTTTGTTACATGCTATTCGTAATGGCTGCAATTCTCTTTCTTGGCATAAAATCCATCGTTTTCGGCAACCCGATGGGTTCCGTCGGCGTGGATCCTGTCAGCAATCCTCTTTCCCAGGAAGGTTTGTATGGAAGGTTCCTTGGAGCTACGAAGGTCTTTGGAAAATATCTCTTGCTCCTGGTCTTTCCGCTCAGGCTCTCACCGGATTATTCATTCAATCAGATCAAATTGCCAGAGTCGATAAGGGATATCTCTGTTCTCCTCCCTCTCGCGTTGCTTTTCATCCTGTTATCTATGCTGTTCAAGACTTACAGAAGGTCAGGACTAATCTTCTTCTCCATTCTCTTTTTCATCGTCACCTTCTCCATCGTTTCCAACTATTTCTTTACGATCGAGACGATCATGTCCGAAAGCTTAATCTATCTCCCTTCCTTTTCTTTCTGCATGATGCTTGCCCTTTTCCTCACCTCGAAAAGATCCGGGAGGAGAAAGCCTAAGAAGGCAATGGAGATGCTGGATGGTTTCAAGGCTTATCAGATCGCCGTTCTCTGTCTGGTCGTTCTTCTATATTCGGTGAGGACATTCACAAGGAATCTCGATTGGAAGGATGATTATTCACTCTTTTCTTCGGCAGAAAGGGTCTCTCCCGGCAGTGTCAGAGTCCTGAACAATTACGGCGCCGTCCTTCTCAAGATGAGAATGTATGACGAGGCCGTGGAGAGATTCAAAAAAGCCCTCTCCATGTATCCCGGGTATCTCGATGCGAGAAGCAACCTTGCGCGCGCTTACTTTGATAAAGGGGATGTTGAGAATGCGGACAAAGAGGTCAGGAGAGTGCTCGCAATCGAACCTGGATTAGCAGACGCGCAGAGGCTTCTGGGCAAGATCTTGTTGAGATCAGAAGATCTTCGCGGTGCGGAGAGAACGATGAAGGAGGCAATCACAAAGGATTCGAAGTCCGTCATTCTTTATAACGATCTTGGCTTGCTCTATACAACATGGAAGAGATACCCTGATGCCGTGGAAGCCTTTCAGAAAGCCATAGAGCTAGATCCCGGCAGCGCTACCATCTGGAGCAACCTTGGAACTGCTTACAGATGTCTTAACAAATATGAGGAGGCCATGAACTGCTTCAAGAAGGCTCTGGAGATCTTACCAGACAACGCAGCAATTCTTTACAACCTGGGTCTTGCCTATATGGACCAGGGAAAGTCGGAGATGGCGCTTGCCGAATTTAAGAAGATCAT is a window encoding:
- a CDS encoding cupin domain-containing protein, with the translated sequence MDRSKIILVLAVVLAVIIAAIVFHYLPRLSSFWQQADERELQRREVPFIAQDLTRRLADIEQRSDFTSDLSFSLFENGEVSFHVHAMQARQICPLHVHNNSEECDFIIKGKAKIHSVVTEEGGSRGPQRRGEILLEKNGLFYAPPGSPHEFLNATDEVLACLVISTPPFQGNLYLKEDSISGEPWSSGSSGSTICSYQDLSSRADSMVGAGAGQVAVGRVDAFKNVEMRLMRTSSPLDENMARGHDLVIIYFRGEALFEILDRKIELHPTYFLGIPVGTKFRITPREASQDSCLLCIYLRPS
- a CDS encoding tetratricopeptide repeat protein: MVKKLILSLFLFLFSILLFLNSNQFINIGLHSLISVLIFFLVMQMGTSVMLAFASSLLFASHPIHTEVICSLAGRVELIHSLFFLGALFLFVKSKEFVGKKRLLVIALSPLAFLVSLLAKGSAIVFPAVIIAHDMAFSKEPFPGKKERRESIFCYMLFVMAAILFLGIKSIVFGNPMGSVGVDPVSNPLSQEGLYGRFLGATKVFGKYLLLLVFPLRLSPDYSFNQIKLPESIRDISVLLPLALLFILLSMLFKTYRRSGLIFFSILFFIVTFSIVSNYFFTIETIMSESLIYLPSFSFCMMLALFLTSKRSGRRKPKKAMEMLDGFKAYQIAVLCLVVLLYSVRTFTRNLDWKDDYSLFSSAERVSPGSVRVLNNYGAVLLKMRMYDEAVERFKKALSMYPGYLDARSNLARAYFDKGDVENADKEVRRVLAIEPGLADAQRLLGKILLRSEDLRGAERTMKEAITKDSKSVILYNDLGLLYTTWKRYPDAVEAFQKAIELDPGSATIWSNLGTAYRCLNKYEEAMNCFKKALEILPDNAAILYNLGLAYMDQGKSEMALAEFKKIIDSEPNNHEAMTKSGYLLISMGRYEEGIAFLTRAIEANARSEDAYLARGKAYTILGKYDEALGDYSKVIELNPDSIAAMNNRGTIYALRGEYDKARAEWEEALERAPDEQEIRLNLEKLNKMKH